In Methanocorpusculum vombati, a genomic segment contains:
- a CDS encoding DUF367 family protein, whose product MVRDRIALIAYRDNSCDPKKCTMKKLERFGMLRLVNRIPQIPKSTLLLDPTAGVVLSPADRAWVQSVTALDCSWEVLDTANLGPWKGRRALPFLVAANPVNFGKPFTLTSVEAIAATLYILGEEEQAKTILAKFHWGLNFLALNAEPLAEYAAARDSAEVLKIQSEYIG is encoded by the coding sequence ATGGTCCGGGACAGAATAGCACTCATCGCCTATCGCGACAACTCCTGCGATCCGAAAAAATGTACCATGAAAAAACTGGAACGGTTCGGGATGCTGCGGTTAGTGAACCGTATCCCGCAGATTCCCAAAAGTACGCTGCTTCTTGACCCGACTGCGGGGGTCGTTCTCTCCCCTGCGGACCGCGCCTGGGTGCAGTCGGTAACCGCTCTTGACTGTTCGTGGGAAGTTCTTGATACGGCAAACCTCGGACCGTGGAAAGGACGACGGGCACTGCCGTTTCTGGTGGCGGCAAATCCGGTGAACTTTGGAAAACCGTTCACCCTGACCTCGGTCGAAGCGATCGCGGCAACGCTGTACATCCTCGGTGAGGAGGAACAGGCAAAGACAATTCTTGCAAAATTTCACTGGGGACTCAACTTCCTCGCCCTCAACGCAGAACCGCTTGCCGAGTATGCGGCGGCAAGGGACAGCGCCGAAGTACTCAAGATCCAAAGCGAGTACATCGGCTGA